DNA from Vulpes vulpes isolate BD-2025 chromosome 9, VulVul3, whole genome shotgun sequence:
ggtccagtttatccattttttcttttattgctcttgtttttggtgtcaagtcAAAGAACTCTTTGCCTAGTTCTAaatactgaagatttttttttcctatttttttttaaaaggccccGGGTTTTTAATCCCTGTCGTGTCAGTTTGCTTTATGAGGAATGAAAGGTAAGGCTGGCTGGCTTCCCACCTTCATGGAGCTTTTATTCTATTTGGAAACCAACACCAGCTGTCTAAGGCAGGAGGTACTGATAGGGGAGCTTGTCAAAGACACATACCACAGAAGATTCTCATTCAGGAATCTGGGATGGAGCTAGCTTCAGCCTTTTATCTAGGAACCTGTTGTCAGCCATTGCACATATCCTAACCCAGCCAAGACTGACCTCATCAGATCAGACACTTCATTCAGGTCTGCAGCAGGAGAAGCTGAATGGCTGGGGACAGGGAACTCTGGGGGCAGACAGCAGGCACAAAGGCAAGGTGGATGGTCCTGGGAGAGATTCCTAAGATTCCTATTGAGGTCTAGGGGCCTGGGAGGTGGTCTTTCTCTGCCTGGGGTTAGGGCATGGTTCTCTGGCTccacctgggccaaaggaaaTACTCTGGGGACTTTCTGAACCCTACTCATTAATTAAACAGCAAACACATATTTTCTCAGGCACTGGGCTCAGTGTTGGAGTTACAAAggtgagcaagaaaaaaaacaaaaaaacaaaaaaacaaaggtgaaCAAGACAGATAATAACCTTTGCCCATAAGGAGCTTATGTTCTAGTCAGGAGCCTTAGACACTAAGCAACATCATACTATGTAGTCACACAGTATGCCATGTGAAAAATGCAGCACTAGGATGATGGCACCGCTAGTGTCAGTGCTCGAAGAAGCCCTTTTAAGAGGGAAGTGAGGGGGTGTCCTACAGCCAGCTGCCCGACTGCAGAGTCCCAGACAGAAGGCACAGGTGGTGCAAAGGCCCAAAGTGGGAATTGCTGGTGTGTTTGAGGAGCTGGATGCCAGGGTGGTTCTAGGTAATGGAGAGATCAATATTGTGTGCATCTCATGGACCACTATGATGATTTTGGCTTTTATAAACATGAGGAACTATTGTGGATTCTCAGCAAACAAGGGAAGTGATCTGATCTGCATATCAGAAGAATCATTCCTGCTAAGAGGACAATAAACCGGAGGGGAAAGTTTGGAAGCAGGGAACCAGGTAGGAAGCTCTTGCAATAATTCAAGCAAGAGAATAAGGTGGCTCTTGGAACAGGGAAAGCAGTAGACATGTTGAGGAGTGGACCAATCCCAGGCACATATTGAAGGAGTAATCAACAGGATTTTTTTGGACACATTGGATATAGGGtgtgaaagaaaagaatcaagggGACTCCAAGCTGTTTGGCAGGATCTATCTACCAGCATCTGACATGGAGAAGGCTGTGAACAGGTAGGATTGGGGAATGATCCAGAGCTCAGTCAAGTGTTTGGAGATGCCTGTAAGACATTTACAAGGAGATATGTAGGCTGTTGGCTATTGAGTCTGGAGTTCAGGAGAGAGCTCAAGCTAGAAAGACAAATGGCAGTTTCCAGGTGGAACTTAGGGCCTAGAGTTTGGGTTGTTGATGAAGGACTaaatgtggagagaggggaggagagaaccAAAGCCTGTGCTGGACAATCTAGAGTTAAAGGGCCTGACATGAAACTTGAACCACTGCCCTCTAGATGGACGGATATCTCAGAAGATGCCTCAATCCCTTCCTCAATCAGCAGCCCTAAGAGACTTCTGCTTTGGAGGCAAATGCTAGCATGAGACGTCCTAGGAGTGAGGCATTGCTTAATTTGTAACTGCTCTTTCAGGATTTTGGCAAGTTTAGCAGTTTAGGGGTAGTGGCTCCTGGCACCTCCCCTCCATTATAGGTTCTGAGGCAAGATCTTTAAGGGCAGGTGAGCATCATTTTCCCGCAttcatcttctttctctctgtctttaaagGAGCCAGTGCAGCGACACTTCTTTTCCAAGCATGACAACCGTACGTCTTTCGACAAAGTGAGTACTGAAGAAAGGAGAGTGGGTAGGGCCCTAGCCTAAGTTGAAGCTGAGGTAGGGTGGAGGGGATAAGAAACTGTGGGGAGGGAGGACTCCTGGCAACCTCTCTCATTTGGGAAACAGTCCATTCCCCAAACAGAGGTGGTACCTCTGCTTTGATTTCATTTTGCCTGACAATGCACAAATATCCTAGGGGTCACTGACTTTCTGGAGGCTTCATGCTGGAATATAAGGCATGGCTGGGGAGGCAGGCCCAAGAGGCTGGGGTACAGGCCAGGGGAGCCAAGCATCACCAACGAGGCTTGGGTTGGGGAGGGACCAAAGAGGTGGTTGGTACCAGGACTGTGGGCCAAGGGCCCATATTGTTGAGGAGGGCCCCTACTGCCTGCTGCAGGGAATCGGAAGGCGGAAGGACCTGGACCGCCTGTGGCAACGGCACACCTTCCTGCGCTGGGCACCCTGTGAGCTGGAGTTGAGCCAGCAGCGGCCTCTTGAATCCTCCTACCAGGCCAATTTCCAGTCAGGCCCAGGAGTCAGTGACTTCCCTCAGCGTCTTGTCCACTTTGTGCAGATACAGCCTCCCCGTACCAGCACCACCTACCAGCAGAACTTCTGCCAGCCATCCCGGGGTGGCTACTGTGGCAACAACATGGGGTCAGTCACCGACACACTGCCTGacctcccagggatcccaagacccaAGCTGCTGCAGCATTACCTTCATGCTGGGGTCTCTGAATGTCTAAACTGGTCCAGAGCATTAAACAAAGATAGATGACACAGCGGTCTGTCTGTGCTTGCAGTCCAAGTGGTCTTAGAAGCTTCAGAGCAGTAAGGCCCATGGCacctctgtgctgggcaggggAGGTGCTGCCCTGGGAACCCTGCCACTAAGCAAGAAGGGATAAAGCCTGCAGGAGGTTACGGGTTCAGGAGGGTTACCCTGGCTGCAGCAGATCAGTTCTGGGACCCGAAATCCATTTCTGCAGTAAACCCAGATGTGAGACCCTTGCACTCTTGTGGCTGCAGGGAAAGCAGAGTCAGTGGGCCCTACTAGTGAGCAGCAAAGActggaggaggaggctggcagCTTTGATTTCTCCAGGAGGCTATCACGCCTCTAGGGGTCTGGTGGGAGGCCATGCAGTTCTGTCTAATGCGGGACAGTGGGGGACTGCCCTGGCCACAGCCCCCACTAGACCACCCCTCCCTATGGAAGTAAGCCAAGACTTTGAGGAGATGCTGCATGACACAGATCTGGTATTCACTCATCCTGATCCCGTGGTGCTTTGTTGTAGTTTTCTGAGCTCTTCTCTGGCTGCCTTTGAGTGCCCTCTAACCCCCAAGACAGCAGAGGGCAGCAGTCATATCACCAAAAGAGAAGCTAAGGCTTAGGTGGGGGCTGAAACACCAGAACACTTTGGGGGCAGAAGCCAGATCCAAAAGGCTACTCTGGACCCTCATCCCTGGGAGAGTGTAGGCCCCTGAAGGAGAGCAAGCAGCTAGCTACAGGGGCAACACATGAGTCCACACTGAGGGCCATACACCACATTTTAGCAGCACTTTTACTTTCACATCTGAACTTCCTGggtcctcacaacagccctgtgaggtaggtagggCAGGAAGGTTTCAGAgatccccatttacagatgaggatgctgaggcacagagaggtgaaatgacttgctcaagatcacacagtcaACAGTGTAATGGGCCCAAAGCCAATATTCCCCGGGGTCCTCTGGAGGGTCCTATATCCACTCCTCTATTTCCTCTGTGTCCTGTGACCTCTCTGAACTTGCCTGGGGCCACAGAGGCCTTCAAGGCAGACTGACAGCTAGGATTTCTCAGGAACAGCCATGGGGGTGAGCCTGGTCAACTCCAGGTAGGCACTAATCCTGTGGGGCATGAGGCCAGCTCTCCAATCCTCCCACTTTCCGGTTGGACAGAGGGCCCAGTAGTTCCAGAGCAAGTGTGGAGCTAGGCATGATCCATGAATGAATGGGGATAAAGGTGGGTATAAGCATATGTGTCCTGCACTAAAGACAAAGTCCCCTCACTCTTTGAGACATTTGCCTCAAGTGCCTGCCCCTGTGCCTCCCTCATCCCACAGAGCCACAGTGAGCTTCTTCAGCAGCAAAAGGAGCCACAGATATTTGCCTCTGGCACTGCGTTGCTCCAGTTGACACATCCCATCAGGCATTCACACCCCATCACGCAAACACAGAGCCTCCACAGCTTGGCTGGGACCCTGGGCCACACCCCCAATGACAAACAGCCGAGACCCAGCCTGCAGACTAGAACAGGAGCAGCGGGCTGTGGGCATGGTGGGTAGGGCCTCCCAGCGTCGCCGGGCAAGGCTGAAGCCCTCCACAGAGCCCAGAGGGCATGGCTGGTTTCCTGCAGGAAGGAGACAGAAGTTGTAAAAGGCACAGGCCACAGGGGCTCCAACTCATGCTTGCTAAGCCCAAAGATGGCCGAGTAGGCATCACCCCAAGATGGGCTACCAGTGCCTTGCTACTCATTGCCCCCATTCATCATTTGTTAATTTCTTTAGATTTgtatttgtccattcattcaatGGTCACTTGTCCTGTTTCTGTTTCCTAGGCCCTTGCTGGTACAGAGCCCATCAGTCAGGTGCTGAGGGATTCCCCAAGAGTTAGGCTATGCAGACTATACCCGATCTGTGTAACGGATTGGAAAGGGAAGCTCACAAAGCCCTGATCCCTGGAGTGCCTGAAGAAGGGCAAGAGGTGATGGTTCCTGCTTGGGGTTATTCcttcctgtattgggctccccagagaTACTCACCAAGGCCCCCGATGGCCATGATGTGGCCCCCAAGGGAGCCAACCACAAAGTCGGCTCTCTTATCCCTCATGCGTAGGCTGCGGGGCAGCTTGGTCCAGGACCCTGCAACAAAGGGGAGGTCAGATCCAGCCCCACAACACACCCTGTGCCCCTCCATCCCATGGGAAGTGGGAGGACAGCCCAGGCTAGCCACTGCTCACCATGTTCCAGGTCGAACATCTCCACAGTGTTGACAAAGTGTGGGCGAGAGTAGAAATTGTGCGGCCCAGGCTGCTGCAGGCCACCCAGGCTAAAGACATTGCCTTCCGCCATGGCACAGTCAGCAAAGGCCCGGCGGCTGGGCAGGCTTGGGTGCCGGGTCCAGGTACATGCCTCCAGATCAAAGGCCTCAAAAGCAGTCACTGGGAGCTTTCCCTGGCGGCCCCCTGCCAATGGAATTGGGGAAGCAACCTGGGAAGGAGCCTGGGAGGCCTGGCAGGCTCCTCCTTCACCAGGTTGCTAAGCCTTCACCACCGCCCAGCCTAGCCACCCATACCCAGCTGTATGCACACCAGAGCATGGATCACCTACCCTGCCAATCCTTAGGCACTGGGGTTTGGTTTTCCAGCCCTAGGAGGGCCACCAAAGGTCAGAACCTCCAAGCAAGCCTGGCTCACTCAAAGTTTCTCTTGTCCTGCCATCTCAGGCTAAACCTTATCCCAGCCAACCTATGGGGATAGGTGCTTCTGCACTTCGAGCCTCTTTCCCACATCCCCCAGGCCCTTACCCAGGACATAGATCTTGTTCCCGTGCAGGAAAGTAGAAGCCCCGTAGCAGGGTGTGGGCATGGAGGGTAGCGAAAGCCAGCAGTCCCGTCGGGGCTCATACACCCGAACTTGGGCCTGGGGGGCCGTGTCTGGGCCCATTCCCCCCAGGGCATACACCATACCATCTGCATAGAAAAGAGTGATTCAGAGTGTACCTCAGCCTGCCAGGGCACCCTATCCTGACAGCTGCCCTGGTCAGGTCTGGGGGTGGCTAGGGACCCACACGTTTGTAGTACCCCTCCCAAGCAGCAGAGaaaccctccttccttcctggagtGGGGGCTGGGAGAGCTAGGATTCCTGCTCTGGCCAGGGCCCCTAAAAGTGAAGAGCAGGAGGCAGATGATCTAATTATAATCCATCTCTGTCTCCCTGGAGATGCTATGGCAACCAAGTCTGGCATCTAAGCAGGACTGGTGGTCAGACCTAGAGGCCACAAGGTGGGGGCTCCCCTAGGGAAAGGAGGGTGGAGGATGGTTTAGGTCAGGGAGGGACATATGGGGATGTTAAGCATGGAATTCAGACTAGGGAGGGAGCTCTGGGGATCAGCTGGGGGCTAGGAGAGGGGCTGAGGATTGTAGGATGGAGGTGCTGGCTGCAAGCCTGCTGCCCAGAAGCCCTGCCAGCACTTCTGTATTCCATCCTTTCATTAGGGTAAGTTCTGGCCCTGTTACATCCTCCAGGTCAGCTGGGGGCACGTCTGGGGGCCTTGGGGAAATGGGTCAGTCAGCTGAAGGCTTCCATGGCAACTATCCCCAGGCCAGCTTGGCCTTCCCATCTCAGACTCCCTGGTAAATGTGTACATGGAaggaagaggggggagggagtCTAAGCACTTACTGGGCTCTGAGCCAAGGCCctgctcccttcttcctcccctagACTATTTATAACCCTGAGAGTCATTGGGCTACCCCTCCTTACCTCTTAGAGAAGAGGAATGGGCAGGGAGGTGGTTAGGGCCTCCCATCATGCTGGAGGCCAGCCTGGGCTCTGCCTCCCACTTCACAGCAGGAAAGGGCAGTTAAGACTGCTGCTAGCTCAGCTCAGAGCTAGGTAGGAAGGGGTCTTTACAAGAGTCATAGCTGTGTCCAGGGCACTCAGACAAAATTTACAGCTCTTGTCCAATTTCTGAGGGTAAGGGACCATGTCAGAAAAGAATGGAGGGTGTTGGGCACCTGAGGGACTCCCTTAAGGCCACTCACCTCTCTCCACAGTTGCAACCCCCATGGCTGCCTGAGGGAGGGTGGCCCGACGCTCCCAGCGGCCCTCATCAGCCAGGAAGGCCTCCACGGCAGC
Protein-coding regions in this window:
- the CIMIP7 gene encoding ciliary microtubule inner protein 7; amino-acid sequence: MAVVHKHNTGFYGHYRGQFKSESAQEYRLAAKPQPPAVFLQRCQEPVQRHFFSKHDNRTSFDKGPYCLLQGIGRRKDLDRLWQRHTFLRWAPCELELSQQRPLESSYQANFQSGPGVSDFPQRLVHFVQIQPPRTSTTYQQNFCQPSRGGYCGNNMGSVTDTLPDLPGIPRPKLLQHYLHAGVSECLNWSRALNKDR
- the KLHDC8B gene encoding kelch domain-containing protein 8B, giving the protein MATGGGRAFAWQVFPPMPTCRVYGTVAYQDGHLLVLGGCGRAGLPLDTAETLDMASHTWLALAPLPTARAGAAAVVLGKQVLVVGGVNEGQSPVAAVEAFLADEGRWERRATLPQAAMGVATVERDGMVYALGGMGPDTAPQAQVRVYEPRRDCWLSLPSMPTPCYGASTFLHGNKIYVLGGRQGKLPVTAFEAFDLEACTWTRHPSLPSRRAFADCAMAEGNVFSLGGLQQPGPHNFYSRPHFVNTVEMFDLEHGSWTKLPRSLRMRDKRADFVVGSLGGHIMAIGGLGNQPCPLGSVEGFSLARRRWEALPTMPTARCSCSSLQAGSRLFVIGGVAQGPSQAVEALCLRDGV